In the Periophthalmus magnuspinnatus isolate fPerMag1 chromosome 4, fPerMag1.2.pri, whole genome shotgun sequence genome, one interval contains:
- the her6 gene encoding hairy-related 6 translates to MPADMMEKTSSSPVAATPASMNTTPDKPKTASEHRKSSKPIMEKRRRARINESLGQLKTLILDALKKDSSRHSKLEKADILEMTVKHLRNLQRAQMTAALNNDPTVLGKYRAGFSECTNEVTRFLSTCEGVNTEVRTRLLGHLANCMTQINAINYPSQHQHQIPPNAGPTHPSFGQSMVQIPGSSPQVLPINPCKGAPSPASLPPEATKVYGGFQIVPATDGQFAFLIPNAAFAANGPVIPVYANNVSTPVPVPAAVSPGVPSGNTDSVWRPW, encoded by the exons ATGCCTGCAGATATGATGGAAAAAACGTCCTCTTCTCCGGTCGCTGCTACCCCGGCCAGCATGAATACGACCCCCGACAAGCCGAAAACAGCATCTGAACACCGAAAG TCATCCAAACCTATTATGGAAAAAAGGAGACGAGCCAGGATCAACGAAAGTTTGGGACAGCTGAAGACGCTGATTTTGGATGCGCTCAAAAAAGAT AGCTCTAGACACTCGAAGCTAGAGAAGGCTGACATCCTAGAGATGACGGTAAAGCATCTGCGGAACCTACAGCGAGCTCAGATGACCG CCGCTCTGAACAACGACCCGACGGTGCTGGGCAAGTACCGCGCTGGATTCAGCGAGTGCACAAATGAAGTCACTCGATTCCTGTCCACTTGTGAAGGCGTCAACACTGAAGTCAGGACGCGGCTTCTCGGACACCTGGCCAACTGCATGACTCAAATAAACGCCATTAACTACCCCAGCCAGCATCAGCACCAAATTCCTCCCAATGCCGGTCCCACGCACCCATCCTTTGGCCAGTCTATGGTGCAGATCCCCGGGTCATCTCCGCAGGTGCTTCCCATCAACCCGTGCAAAGGAGCGCCCTCTCCTGCGAGTTTACCGCCAGAAGCCACTAAAGTCTATGGTGGTTTCCAAATCGTGCCTGCCACAGACGGACAGTTTGCCTTTCTCATACCTAACGCAGCGTTTGCTGCAAACGGTCCCGTTATCCCGGTTTACGCCAACAACGTGAGCACGCCAGTGCCTGTGCCTGCAGCGGTGTCTCCTGGTGTCCCGTCAGGCAACACAGACTCAGTGTGGAGACCGTGGTGA